In the genome of Xanthocytophaga agilis, one region contains:
- a CDS encoding toxin-antitoxin system YwqK family antitoxin, whose translation MIITDSQTVNTTFLAIVSIWLMLFSCPDLQAQTKQVITYYDKGKEHVKEKYTISNTKPPYLQGPYENYYANGKVRSRGTYKKGVPDGNWTYYYENGKLKIKGNWQNAMKNGTWSYYYENGNLQMEGTLQNEIRTNQWSYYYESGALKNRGTYINDQKEGLWEYFYEDGKKKAEATLNNDNGWYREFYASGNIRMQGLLTNGKSDSLWSYYYENGKLKAKGPEKEGVREGLWHFYDENEKLIQEGEYKDGIQEGKWKYYHPNGAIAAEGKKSGGKEEGIWNLFYANGTTRGALNHTQQDGNYIEYHENGKLKAKGSIRNGLYEGEWQYFYEDDGTLEGHCVFVDGKGLYKGIYKDGKPRMEGHLENDKRVGLWTLYKPDGNVAGYYEAFYENEIPVATINTTDSVVITDTITRVNQPYNKPSLRLPKKHNWHFISKPNEYRAFIVGVNPLAMFWQSNPGLPLSFEYYMHERLGYEFTATIYRNPFFTSNDNIADNVEYSRGFSIGIKQKFYQPDGNLGMLYIAHEIRFSGINHQANVQDINSSYLVIQADENRYEYSFMVGDRFLQDPSRTNKKNKGNRFTLDGFAGLGIAYRHYNPQWSNKPEWDTIFKNVPKSKLLLTLRLGIMLGYAF comes from the coding sequence ATGATTATTACCGATTCTCAAACGGTAAATACTACATTTTTAGCCATTGTAAGTATATGGCTTATGTTATTCTCATGCCCTGACCTACAAGCTCAGACCAAACAGGTAATTACCTATTATGATAAAGGTAAGGAACATGTAAAAGAAAAATATACTATTTCCAACACCAAGCCTCCTTATCTACAAGGTCCATATGAAAATTACTATGCAAATGGGAAAGTACGATCCAGAGGAACTTACAAGAAAGGAGTTCCTGATGGAAACTGGACTTATTATTATGAAAATGGAAAACTAAAAATAAAAGGCAATTGGCAGAATGCCATGAAAAATGGTACCTGGAGTTACTATTATGAGAATGGAAATCTTCAAATGGAAGGCACCCTTCAAAATGAGATTCGTACCAACCAATGGAGTTATTATTATGAAAGTGGGGCACTGAAAAATCGCGGTACATATATCAATGATCAAAAAGAAGGATTGTGGGAATATTTCTATGAGGATGGCAAAAAGAAAGCTGAAGCTACACTAAATAACGATAATGGCTGGTACCGGGAATTTTATGCATCTGGAAATATTCGTATGCAGGGATTACTTACCAATGGAAAAAGTGACAGCCTATGGAGTTATTATTATGAAAATGGAAAACTAAAAGCTAAGGGTCCAGAAAAAGAGGGGGTACGAGAAGGATTGTGGCATTTTTATGATGAAAATGAAAAATTAATTCAGGAAGGAGAATACAAGGATGGAATACAGGAAGGAAAATGGAAGTATTATCATCCCAATGGAGCAATAGCAGCTGAAGGAAAAAAATCCGGAGGAAAAGAAGAGGGAATCTGGAATCTTTTTTATGCAAATGGAACCACACGCGGAGCTTTAAATCATACACAACAAGATGGTAATTATATAGAATACCATGAAAATGGCAAATTAAAAGCCAAAGGTTCTATTCGGAATGGTTTATATGAAGGTGAATGGCAGTATTTTTATGAAGATGACGGAACGTTGGAAGGCCATTGTGTCTTTGTTGATGGCAAAGGATTATATAAGGGTATCTATAAAGATGGAAAGCCTCGTATGGAAGGTCATCTCGAAAATGACAAACGTGTAGGGCTCTGGACCTTATACAAACCTGATGGAAATGTTGCCGGCTACTATGAGGCATTTTACGAAAATGAAATACCAGTTGCCACTATAAACACAACTGATTCGGTAGTTATTACGGATACTATAACCCGTGTGAATCAACCATATAATAAACCTTCTTTACGACTTCCCAAAAAACACAACTGGCATTTCATCTCAAAACCTAATGAGTATCGTGCATTTATTGTTGGTGTTAATCCTTTGGCTATGTTCTGGCAGTCAAATCCAGGCTTACCTCTGTCATTTGAATATTATATGCACGAACGCCTTGGATATGAATTTACCGCCACTATTTACAGAAATCCTTTTTTTACCAGTAATGATAATATTGCAGATAATGTAGAATACTCCAGAGGCTTTTCTATAGGAATTAAACAAAAATTCTATCAACCAGATGGCAACCTTGGTATGTTATATATAGCTCATGAAATTCGGTTTTCAGGTATTAACCATCAAGCCAATGTTCAGGATATAAATTCTTCTTATCTCGTTATTCAGGCAGATGAAAACCGATATGAGTATAGCTTTATGGTTGGAGATCGTTTTTTACAAGATCCAAGCCGAACAAATAAGAAGAACAAAGGTAATCGTTTTACATTAGATGGATTTGCAGGACTAGGTATCGCCTATCGCCATTACAATCCTCAATGGAGTAATAAACCTGAATGGGATACGATCTTTAAAAATGTGCCTAAATCTAAACTTCTGTTGACTTTGCGATTAGGTATTATGCTAGGCTATGCTTTTTAG
- a CDS encoding tryptophan 2,3-dioxygenase family protein translates to MEQNSTNSQQKVDELLKALEEKYAAMGQDMPSYLQGLLYADYLTYWDYIHLDTLLSLQNPRTDFPDEMIFITFHQSTELYFKLVLWEIQQIANNESLTIAFFTERIKRICRYFEILVQSFDVMIEGMDKSQFLQYRMSLLPASGFQSVQYRMIEIGATRFRNLVEIEQRHQLPSDSTIAELYEHLYWKMGATELATKQKTLTLKQFEKKYAETLIKLAEEYESKNLWMRYRKLTLEQGENLELISALRRFDALANVNWPLAHYKSAARYLHRDQKVIAATGGTNWQQYLPPRFQKRIFYPELWTEDEKIEWGKSWVDEVIQTI, encoded by the coding sequence ATGGAGCAGAACTCAACAAATTCACAACAAAAGGTTGACGAACTTTTAAAAGCCCTAGAAGAAAAATATGCAGCAATGGGTCAGGATATGCCTTCCTATCTGCAAGGTCTGCTATATGCAGATTATCTGACTTACTGGGATTATATCCATCTGGATACGTTGTTATCTCTGCAAAATCCCAGAACAGATTTTCCTGATGAGATGATATTCATTACGTTTCACCAATCTACTGAACTATATTTTAAATTAGTGTTATGGGAGATACAGCAAATTGCCAATAACGAATCACTAACAATAGCGTTCTTCACTGAAAGAATAAAACGAATATGCCGTTACTTTGAGATTCTGGTGCAATCCTTTGATGTAATGATTGAAGGAATGGATAAGTCTCAGTTTTTACAATATCGAATGTCTCTGCTTCCTGCAAGCGGATTTCAGTCTGTACAATACCGGATGATAGAGATTGGGGCAACACGATTTCGCAATCTGGTCGAAATTGAGCAACGTCATCAACTTCCTTCTGACTCTACAATTGCCGAGCTTTATGAGCATTTGTATTGGAAAATGGGAGCTACAGAATTAGCAACCAAGCAAAAGACACTAACGCTTAAGCAATTTGAGAAAAAATATGCAGAAACATTAATCAAATTAGCTGAAGAGTATGAAAGTAAAAATCTCTGGATGCGTTATAGAAAGCTTACATTAGAACAAGGTGAAAATCTGGAATTAATTAGTGCTTTACGCAGATTTGATGCACTGGCAAATGTAAACTGGCCACTGGCACATTATAAATCGGCAGCCCGCTATCTTCATAGGGATCAAAAAGTAATTGCAGCAACTGGTGGAACCAACTGGCAACAATACCTTCCTCCGCGCTTCCAAAAACGTATTTTCTACCCAGAGCTTTGGACGGAAGATGAAAAAATTGAATGGGGCAAGAGTTGGGTAGATGAGGTTATTCAAACTATTTAA
- the purU gene encoding formyltetrahydrofolate deformylase, translating into MSAANSIYILRIDCPDAKGLVHKITGVLYHHDSNVIRNDEFVDRTTGHFFMRTEFSGNIQPDKILQGLRGLLPDNSTISLTTTQTKKVVILATKEHHCLSDLLIRNKFQDLNMDILAVISNHTLLQELTERFSVPFHFISHEHLSREDHETEVLKTIQLYQPDYVILAKYMRILTPAFTSQYTNRMINIHHSFLPAFIGANPYKQAFERGVKIIGATAHFVNEDLDEGPIIMQDVIHVDHSKTASDMAQAGHDVEKIVLAKALKLVLEDRVFIKGNKTIIFE; encoded by the coding sequence ATGTCTGCTGCCAATTCTATTTATATTTTGCGAATTGATTGTCCTGATGCCAAGGGATTGGTTCATAAAATTACAGGGGTACTCTATCATCATGATTCAAATGTAATCCGAAATGATGAATTTGTAGATCGTACAACTGGTCATTTCTTTATGCGGACAGAGTTTTCCGGCAATATTCAGCCTGATAAAATTTTACAGGGTTTACGAGGTCTTCTACCTGATAACAGCACAATTTCTCTTACTACAACCCAAACAAAAAAGGTAGTTATCTTAGCCACCAAAGAACACCATTGTTTGAGTGACTTACTGATACGTAATAAATTTCAGGATCTTAATATGGATATACTTGCAGTTATCAGCAATCATACCCTGCTGCAAGAACTTACAGAAAGGTTCTCTGTTCCGTTTCATTTTATTTCACATGAACACCTATCACGGGAAGATCATGAGACAGAAGTATTGAAAACCATTCAATTATATCAACCAGATTATGTAATTCTAGCTAAGTATATGAGAATATTAACGCCTGCATTCACAAGCCAGTATACCAATCGAATGATAAACATTCATCATTCGTTCCTGCCTGCATTTATTGGAGCCAATCCATACAAACAAGCATTTGAAAGAGGTGTAAAGATTATAGGCGCTACAGCACATTTTGTCAATGAGGATTTAGACGAAGGTCCTATCATCATGCAGGATGTTATTCATGTTGATCACTCCAAAACGGCATCAGATATGGCGCAGGCAGGCCATGACGTTGAAAAAATTGTACTAGCTAAAGCACTAAAGCTTGTACTGGAAGATCGTGTCTTCATCAAAGGAAATAAGACAATAATATTTGAATAG
- a CDS encoding exonuclease SbcCD subunit D C-terminal domain-containing protein gives MRILHTADWHIGHRLHDNERYDEHQLFLDWLLTVIETYEIDLLIVAGDIFDNGYPSHESQSQYYQFLRGLAQTNCRNTIIVGGNHDYPGTLNAPRDILELLNIKVIGKAFRELKYQIIPIHDSQKKLQAVVCAVPYLRDKDIRQAIVGESYEQIEERIKEGIIKHYQQLAEEVTPFRSTNVPIIATGHLFALGGEPSAPSEMRECSEKPIHIGTLGNISAADFPTVFDYIALGHLHRPQRVNQQYHIRYSGSPLPLSFSEFTDKKTVLVLEFTDNKLMEVVPVEVPQWRRLVRFRGTFEKLEKDIKDFDDSGQLMRVWAEIKVELDYYEPNIVQKLQDLIKDRNIDILKHQAIYTHTHLSLDEQIGLEKALYELSPEEIFEKKCESESLDPEKYPEMLQAFRELLEDEDHS, from the coding sequence ATGCGTATTTTGCATACTGCAGACTGGCATATCGGACATCGTCTTCATGATAATGAACGATATGATGAACACCAACTGTTTCTGGATTGGTTGTTAACAGTTATAGAAACTTATGAAATAGATCTTTTGATTGTTGCTGGAGATATTTTTGATAATGGATATCCTTCACATGAATCACAAAGCCAGTATTATCAGTTTTTACGTGGTTTGGCTCAGACTAATTGCCGGAACACAATTATAGTTGGAGGGAATCATGATTATCCTGGAACACTGAATGCACCACGGGATATTCTGGAATTGCTTAATATTAAGGTTATAGGAAAGGCATTTCGGGAACTTAAATACCAGATTATTCCTATCCATGATTCACAGAAAAAATTGCAGGCAGTGGTTTGTGCTGTTCCTTATCTACGTGATAAAGATATCCGGCAAGCGATTGTAGGAGAGAGTTATGAGCAGATTGAGGAACGAATTAAGGAAGGTATTATTAAACATTATCAGCAGTTAGCAGAAGAAGTGACTCCTTTTCGTTCTACTAATGTTCCAATTATAGCTACAGGACATTTGTTTGCACTGGGTGGAGAACCTTCGGCTCCCTCTGAAATGAGAGAATGTAGTGAAAAACCCATTCATATTGGTACCCTGGGAAATATTTCGGCTGCTGATTTTCCGACTGTTTTTGATTATATCGCTTTAGGACATTTACATCGGCCACAACGAGTAAATCAGCAGTATCATATTCGTTATTCCGGTTCTCCGCTTCCATTAAGTTTTAGTGAGTTTACAGATAAAAAGACAGTTTTGGTGCTGGAATTTACAGACAATAAACTTATGGAGGTTGTTCCTGTAGAAGTTCCACAATGGAGACGTTTGGTGCGATTTAGAGGTACATTTGAAAAGCTGGAAAAAGATATCAAGGATTTTGATGATTCGGGGCAATTAATGCGTGTCTGGGCAGAAATCAAGGTGGAGCTGGATTACTATGAACCTAATATTGTACAAAAACTTCAGGACCTTATTAAAGATCGTAACATAGATATACTGAAACATCAGGCTATTTATACCCATACACATTTGTCACTGGATGAACAGATTGGTTTGGAAAAGGCTTTGTATGAATTAAGTCCGGAAGAGATCTTTGAGAAAAAATGTGAGAGTGAAAGTCTTGATCCTGAAAAATATCCGGAGATGTTACAGGCGTTTCGGGAATTATTGGAAGATGAAGATCATTCCTGA
- a CDS encoding AAA family ATPase, giving the protein MKILSIRLKNINSLRGEHYIPFHESPIADSGLFAIVGRTGAGKTSILDAITLALYGYAPRFGIDKAEKIMSYHTTDCFAEVEFETKEKRYRSKWSLWRSRNKLDGDLQPPKMELTDLETDQIMESKLTDVRERVTALTGLDYQRFLRSVMLAQGDFAAFLKAKESDKGELLEKITGTDLYTRLSQKAYQRKKSEVEKLKDWERKLDTTSLLTEIQQDEIRNKLEMLTKQKGTLSEELKLLESQRQWLARIQELTVQRNHIQQQISTLELEKTNLKQEFRKLELHQKAVSYRTPLAEIQVLQSTIYNIEKDIRELYSVLPVEETATLEAEQALANIRQYISELNAEQEVSLPRLEKAILLEKDIENFQLRFNEIQQDLTEQKKKVQSMKPVQDFIAISNDRKEIESQSKKIAAAIQERIQTLRELLKQQDKESITNTEIQLGETLEVWNEQLNRSKYYLEEFQLLEQLRHQFRQVKEASEQSEKEIETLQIQESAAKEKVADLRKIYELELKIQNYEKARILLKPGEACPLCGSVHHPFVENGYTQQVNKAQQDMEFQQTIHDEMVRKIQSMKELLSQNKGNMLLLAEQGKKDKEKLDRIRLEYQKAADLLENKIEIQDLDSIQRMIKNVTDARISLRSQLQIYDQLQSEVTYLEEKYKLNQLWLRLIDDTEQLERLKTERRRLIGDKDPQQEKKQLVQKMKVAEDKRQTVEYQYNEKVNSYKVKTRQLEDREKMLEHEVKLVSQKEERLLKNLVKESFDSIEALREVLLDEETEAILLKKKDQIDTLLNQLHGAWKQTEKTLEGLTSEVLTEQDYTQIQTQITASQIALEQVITEHTLLLQALDNHTKTALRNKDVETAILNQKKELERWSALDSLIGSAGGAEFNTFAQGLTLAQLVHLANRYLDQLNPRYQIRRIPKTDLELEIIDRDQADNIRPVKTLSGGETFLVSLALALGLSDIAGRKTRIESLFIDEGFGTLDPQALDVAITTLENLQATGKMIGIISHVEALKERITTQVQVVRQPGGNSLIRIVG; this is encoded by the coding sequence ATGAAAATTTTAAGTATCCGCCTGAAAAATATTAATTCTCTTAGAGGCGAGCATTATATTCCATTTCATGAAAGCCCAATTGCCGATTCGGGTCTATTTGCTATTGTTGGGCGAACCGGTGCAGGGAAAACATCTATTCTGGATGCTATTACGCTGGCGTTGTATGGTTATGCACCACGATTTGGAATTGATAAAGCAGAGAAGATAATGAGTTATCATACTACGGATTGTTTTGCTGAAGTAGAATTTGAAACCAAAGAAAAACGATACCGTAGCAAGTGGTCATTATGGCGTAGCCGAAACAAGCTGGATGGAGATCTGCAACCTCCAAAAATGGAATTAACTGATCTGGAAACAGATCAGATTATGGAGTCTAAACTGACAGATGTTCGGGAAAGAGTAACTGCTTTGACAGGTTTGGATTACCAGCGTTTTTTGCGGTCTGTAATGCTTGCTCAAGGTGATTTTGCAGCGTTTCTGAAAGCAAAAGAAAGTGATAAAGGTGAACTTTTAGAAAAGATTACAGGGACAGACTTATATACCAGACTTTCACAAAAAGCCTATCAGCGAAAGAAATCAGAGGTAGAGAAGTTAAAAGATTGGGAGCGGAAGCTGGATACCACCTCTTTGCTGACCGAGATACAGCAAGATGAAATTCGTAATAAGCTTGAGATGCTTACCAAGCAAAAGGGAACTTTATCTGAAGAACTTAAACTTTTGGAATCTCAACGACAGTGGCTTGCCCGTATCCAGGAACTGACCGTTCAGCGTAATCACATACAACAACAGATTTCTACACTGGAGTTAGAGAAAACAAACCTCAAACAGGAGTTTCGTAAACTGGAACTACACCAAAAGGCTGTATCCTATCGAACTCCTCTTGCTGAAATTCAAGTGCTTCAGTCTACTATCTATAATATAGAGAAAGATATACGTGAGTTGTATTCAGTTCTGCCTGTTGAAGAAACAGCTACACTGGAGGCTGAACAGGCTTTGGCAAATATTCGTCAATATATCTCCGAATTAAATGCAGAGCAGGAGGTGAGTCTGCCTAGATTGGAAAAAGCTATTTTGCTTGAGAAAGATATTGAAAACTTCCAGCTACGATTCAATGAAATTCAACAGGATTTGACTGAACAGAAAAAAAAGGTTCAGTCAATGAAACCGGTGCAAGACTTTATTGCTATTTCGAATGACAGGAAAGAAATTGAATCGCAAAGCAAAAAAATTGCAGCAGCTATACAGGAAAGAATCCAGACATTACGGGAGTTACTAAAACAGCAGGATAAAGAATCGATCACAAATACTGAGATACAATTGGGCGAAACACTGGAGGTCTGGAATGAGCAGCTGAATCGATCAAAGTACTATCTGGAAGAGTTTCAACTGCTGGAGCAACTGCGACACCAATTCAGGCAAGTAAAAGAAGCCTCAGAACAGAGTGAGAAAGAGATAGAAACTCTACAAATACAGGAAAGTGCTGCCAAAGAGAAAGTAGCCGATTTGAGAAAAATTTATGAGTTGGAACTGAAAATCCAAAACTATGAGAAAGCACGTATATTATTGAAACCTGGCGAAGCATGTCCATTATGTGGCTCCGTACATCATCCCTTTGTAGAGAATGGATATACTCAACAGGTGAATAAGGCTCAGCAGGATATGGAATTCCAGCAGACGATACATGATGAGATGGTAAGGAAAATTCAGTCAATGAAAGAATTACTAAGCCAGAATAAGGGAAATATGTTACTACTGGCCGAACAAGGGAAGAAGGATAAAGAAAAACTAGATAGAATTCGTTTGGAGTATCAGAAAGCTGCAGATTTGCTGGAGAACAAAATAGAGATACAGGATCTGGATTCTATTCAGAGAATGATAAAAAATGTTACAGATGCAAGAATAAGCCTTCGTAGTCAATTACAGATATATGATCAGTTGCAAAGTGAGGTTACTTATCTGGAAGAGAAATATAAGCTCAATCAGCTTTGGTTGCGATTGATAGATGATACAGAACAGCTTGAACGTCTCAAGACAGAACGAAGACGTTTGATAGGAGATAAAGATCCTCAACAAGAAAAGAAACAGCTTGTTCAAAAAATGAAAGTTGCAGAAGATAAGAGGCAAACTGTTGAATATCAGTATAATGAAAAGGTTAATTCTTATAAGGTAAAGACCAGGCAACTAGAAGATAGGGAAAAAATGCTTGAGCATGAAGTGAAGCTTGTTTCACAAAAAGAAGAAAGGTTATTAAAGAATCTGGTGAAAGAGTCTTTTGATAGTATTGAAGCTTTGAGGGAAGTACTACTGGATGAAGAGACTGAAGCTATTCTTCTTAAAAAGAAAGATCAGATAGATACACTGTTGAATCAATTGCATGGGGCTTGGAAGCAAACAGAGAAAACATTAGAAGGTTTAACTAGTGAAGTGCTTACTGAGCAGGACTATACGCAAATACAAACACAGATAACTGCCTCTCAAATTGCCCTTGAACAAGTAATTACTGAACATACATTGCTTTTACAGGCACTTGACAATCACACTAAGACTGCACTGAGAAACAAAGATGTCGAAACTGCTATTCTTAATCAGAAAAAAGAACTGGAAAGATGGTCTGCACTAGACAGTTTGATTGGTTCTGCTGGAGGAGCAGAGTTTAATACCTTCGCACAAGGACTTACACTGGCTCAGTTAGTACATTTGGCTAACCGGTATCTGGATCAGTTAAATCCGCGTTACCAGATTCGCCGTATTCCAAAAACAGATCTGGAATTGGAGATAATAGATCGGGATCAGGCAGATAATATTCGTCCTGTCAAGACGCTTTCCGGGGGAGAAACTTTTCTGGTAAGTCTTGCATTAGCATTAGGGCTATCAGACATAGCAGGACGAAAAACACGTATTGAATCCTTGTTTATTGATGAAGGGTTTGGAACATTAGACCCTCAAGCATTAGATGTTGCTATTACAACCCTAGAAAATCTGCAGGCTACTGGTAAGATGATTGGAATCATCTCACATGTGGAAGCACTAAAAGAAAGAATCACTACACAGGTGCAGGTAGTACGTCAGCCGGGAGGAAATAGCCTTATACGAATTGTAGGATAA
- a CDS encoding MarR family winged helix-turn-helix transcriptional regulator, which produces MELEKEIQQPRFQNQFQKLILNIVFTANWLDLKQIQLLKPYDVSPQQYNILRILRGQHPKAATVSLLTERMLDKSSNASRLVEKLRVKKFLEREECPEDRRAVNVKITDKGLELLKKLDPLIGEVEKSMHMITEDEAKAFNDFLDQLRD; this is translated from the coding sequence ATGGAATTGGAGAAAGAAATTCAACAACCTCGTTTTCAAAATCAATTTCAGAAACTCATACTAAATATAGTATTCACTGCAAATTGGTTGGATTTGAAGCAAATACAGCTTCTGAAACCATATGATGTATCCCCTCAGCAATATAACATTCTACGAATTTTGAGAGGACAACATCCAAAGGCTGCTACAGTATCATTGCTAACAGAACGCATGTTGGATAAGAGTTCCAATGCTTCCCGTTTGGTTGAAAAGCTAAGAGTAAAAAAATTTCTGGAACGGGAAGAGTGTCCGGAAGATCGGCGTGCTGTCAATGTTAAAATTACAGATAAGGGACTGGAGTTGTTGAAAAAGCTGGATCCCCTTATTGGCGAAGTAGAAAAATCAATGCATATGATCACAGAAGATGAAGCAAAAGCCTTTAATGATTTTCTGGATCAGTTGAGGGACTAA
- a CDS encoding DNA/RNA non-specific endonuclease encodes MAKSNTSNALFWAIILVGIFVLIGNWKDFFGKGTFGGVSFPKEEKKSTSKRSSKDKDTPSEEEEDEANNEVAEPAAGTDFEKRADFVYPTGQKVEVIKHSAYALGYSEKYEQPAWVSYRLTSSMVTGNNKREDNFRPDPDVSTGSAVPEDYRGSGYDRGHLAPVADFRASAKWMDETFFMSNMSPQLHEFNAGIWEKLESKARGWARHNKVIYITSGPILKSGLPTIGRYNKVAIPEYYYKVIYDIREPEVKAIGFMFRNEGTKKPLQSFAMSVDEVERRTGLDFFPQLPDELEKKLEGSFNASQWFDKSKKDR; translated from the coding sequence ATGGCAAAATCAAATACCTCCAATGCATTGTTTTGGGCTATCATTCTGGTAGGCATTTTTGTGTTAATTGGTAATTGGAAAGACTTTTTCGGAAAGGGGACTTTCGGAGGTGTTTCTTTCCCTAAGGAAGAGAAGAAATCTACTTCAAAGAGAAGCTCTAAAGATAAGGATACGCCATCTGAAGAGGAAGAAGATGAAGCTAACAATGAGGTTGCTGAGCCAGCAGCCGGAACTGACTTTGAGAAACGTGCTGATTTTGTGTACCCTACAGGGCAAAAGGTAGAGGTTATAAAGCATTCTGCCTATGCATTAGGATACTCAGAAAAGTATGAACAACCTGCATGGGTTTCCTATCGCCTTACAAGTAGTATGGTAACGGGCAATAACAAGCGGGAAGATAATTTCAGACCTGATCCGGATGTTTCTACTGGGTCAGCTGTTCCTGAGGATTATCGTGGGTCTGGATATGATAGAGGGCACTTAGCCCCTGTGGCTGATTTCCGTGCTTCGGCAAAATGGATGGATGAGACATTTTTTATGAGTAATATGAGCCCTCAGTTGCATGAGTTCAATGCAGGTATATGGGAGAAGCTTGAATCAAAAGCAAGAGGATGGGCCAGACATAATAAAGTTATTTATATTACTTCTGGCCCTATTTTGAAAAGTGGATTGCCTACAATCGGGCGTTATAATAAAGTGGCCATACCTGAGTATTACTACAAGGTAATATATGACATTCGTGAACCAGAGGTCAAAGCCATCGGTTTCATGTTTCGGAATGAAGGGACTAAAAAACCTCTTCAGAGTTTTGCTATGTCTGTGGATGAGGTAGAACGCCGAACAGGTCTTGACTTCTTTCCTCAATTACCTGATGAATTAGAAAAAAAGCTGGAAGGTTCATTTAATGCAAGCCAATGGTTTGATAAATCTAAAAAGGACAGATAA
- a CDS encoding DUF2911 domain-containing protein, with protein MKKLFILLGIIILVLGVAFWGFKTWTKSHSPQTTTTFKTDDLEIKVSYSQPQKKGREIFGGLVPYGKVWRTGANEATTITFEPDVVVAGKPLASGTYTLWTIPDPNQWTIIFNKETGQWGTNYDEKQDVLRVSVPTATLPSTTENFTITINSQSTGADIHLIWDRTDIVVPIKPQ; from the coding sequence ATGAAGAAACTTTTTATACTACTTGGGATTATCATACTAGTACTGGGAGTTGCTTTCTGGGGATTTAAAACCTGGACTAAGTCACATAGTCCACAAACCACAACAACCTTTAAAACAGATGATCTGGAAATTAAGGTAAGCTACTCCCAACCACAAAAGAAAGGAAGAGAGATTTTTGGAGGACTGGTTCCTTATGGGAAGGTATGGAGAACAGGCGCAAATGAAGCGACAACCATAACATTTGAGCCAGATGTTGTTGTGGCAGGAAAACCACTTGCATCGGGTACCTACACCTTGTGGACAATTCCTGATCCAAATCAATGGACTATTATCTTTAACAAGGAAACAGGCCAGTGGGGAACCAATTATGATGAGAAACAAGACGTCTTACGTGTATCTGTACCTACAGCTACACTGCCTAGCACTACAGAAAATTTCACCATCACGATTAACTCACAATCAACTGGAGCAGACATACATCTTATCTGGGATCGGACAGATATAGTAGTACCGATTAAGCCTCAATAA